In a genomic window of Oligoflexus sp.:
- a CDS encoding DUF2239 family protein, with the protein MEESIPTCTAFAGHKKIAAGPVVEVAGKVKRYQDKNPDAQILIFDDSSSQQVELDLRGTVADVLSRIPGNQDPDQEKSGPGRPRLGVVSREIGLLPRHWDWLALQPGGASVTLRKLVEEARKQNRSKDAMRQSQNAAYKFMSAMAGDLPHFEEATRAFFAKNRSLFETLTAGWPKDIRDHALKVGELAFHDDKSANP; encoded by the coding sequence ATGGAAGAATCAATCCCGACCTGTACAGCCTTTGCCGGTCATAAAAAAATCGCCGCCGGACCTGTCGTCGAAGTCGCAGGCAAAGTCAAACGTTATCAGGATAAAAATCCGGACGCGCAGATTCTGATCTTTGACGACAGCAGCAGTCAGCAGGTCGAACTCGATTTAAGGGGAACGGTCGCCGATGTCCTCAGTCGCATCCCCGGAAACCAGGACCCGGACCAGGAAAAGTCGGGCCCCGGTCGACCCAGGCTGGGCGTCGTCTCGCGAGAGATCGGCCTTCTTCCCAGACACTGGGATTGGCTTGCTCTGCAGCCAGGTGGAGCCTCGGTAACGCTCAGAAAGCTGGTGGAAGAAGCGAGAAAGCAAAACAGAAGCAAGGATGCGATGCGCCAATCGCAGAATGCGGCCTACAAGTTCATGTCAGCCATGGCGGGGGATTTGCCGCATTTTGAAGAAGCGACCCGGGCCTTCTTTGCGAAGAATCGGTCGCTTTTTGAAACACTGACAGCAGGCTGGCCCAAGGACATTCGTGATCACGCTCTTAAGGTCGGTGAGCTGGCCTTTCACGATGACAAATCCGCTAATCCGTAA
- a CDS encoding GNAT family protein, producing the protein MENKSTILLEKTIQGHHLILRAPKPSDAVHVAEYWFGPASAHLLAFTDVTAFGTKEEVLAQTEKFFASISQQGPWSTLVMDVDGRPTGNVLINGLVPEEEALVHVHIWDPTLRRMGIASLLARDVFAYFLDAFKLKRLILQVQTENTPVIRLMESLGLQSEGTYFGKAAPICKEGNYKRFVIPRSQ; encoded by the coding sequence ATGGAAAATAAATCAACGATCCTGCTGGAAAAAACCATCCAAGGTCACCACCTCATCCTTAGGGCCCCCAAGCCGAGCGATGCTGTCCATGTCGCCGAATACTGGTTTGGACCCGCCAGTGCTCACCTTCTGGCCTTTACCGACGTCACGGCCTTCGGCACGAAAGAGGAAGTCCTGGCACAAACGGAAAAATTCTTCGCGAGCATCAGCCAGCAAGGACCCTGGTCCACTCTTGTCATGGACGTCGATGGCCGGCCCACAGGCAACGTTTTGATCAATGGTCTCGTTCCCGAAGAAGAAGCTCTGGTCCATGTCCACATCTGGGATCCCACCCTGCGCCGCATGGGAATTGCAAGCCTGTTGGCTCGGGACGTCTTCGCCTACTTTCTGGATGCTTTTAAGCTTAAAAGACTCATCCTTCAGGTCCAGACAGAAAACACACCCGTCATCCGTCTTATGGAATCCCTGGGTTTACAATCCGAAGGAACCTACTTCGGTAAAGCCGCTCCTATCTGCAAGGAAGGAAACTATAAGCGCTTTGTTATCCCGCGCTCTCAGTAA
- a CDS encoding glycoside hydrolase family 43 protein — translation MQVYTNPIHAEYFADPFVWRHDHEYYAIGTGPGDAEGLTPHTTRATIFPLLRSHDMIHWTPAGHALIAPDEALGLNFWAPEIAHAGGLWYLYYSVGHGDKLHQLRVAVSDHPLGPYRDRAQLTNPKDVPFAIDPHPFQDDDGRWYLFHARDFLDTGSDAAGSIRAGTALVVSELETMTRLSKNMHVVLRSYCDWQLYAADRPMYGKIFDWHTLEGPSVIKEGGRYYCIYSGGSWQTDTYGVDYTASDHVLGPYSIEAGVEAPRILKTVPGKVIGPGHCSIAIAPDDSTRMIIYHAWDPEMRARRMCMDELYFEDGIPKSDGPTWTPTELPRERPHTKDYEARV, via the coding sequence ATGCAAGTATATACGAATCCCATTCATGCAGAATATTTTGCAGATCCCTTCGTCTGGCGTCATGACCATGAATACTACGCGATAGGCACCGGCCCAGGCGATGCGGAAGGGCTGACGCCACATACGACACGCGCGACTATTTTCCCGCTGCTGCGATCACACGACATGATTCATTGGACGCCGGCCGGGCATGCTCTCATTGCTCCTGACGAGGCGCTGGGTCTTAATTTTTGGGCGCCTGAAATCGCCCACGCGGGTGGACTTTGGTATCTTTATTATTCGGTTGGCCATGGTGATAAGCTGCATCAGCTGCGGGTGGCCGTGAGTGATCATCCGCTTGGACCCTATCGCGACAGGGCGCAGCTCACCAATCCCAAGGACGTTCCTTTCGCGATAGATCCGCATCCCTTCCAGGATGATGATGGGCGCTGGTATCTTTTTCATGCTCGTGATTTCCTGGATACAGGTTCGGATGCCGCCGGTTCGATCCGCGCGGGGACGGCTTTGGTGGTGTCTGAACTTGAAACGATGACCCGCCTTTCGAAGAACATGCATGTTGTCCTGCGATCCTATTGTGATTGGCAGCTCTATGCCGCGGATCGGCCGATGTACGGAAAAATTTTTGATTGGCATACGCTGGAAGGTCCTTCTGTGATCAAGGAAGGGGGACGATACTACTGTATTTACAGTGGTGGAAGCTGGCAGACGGATACCTATGGGGTGGATTACACGGCCTCGGACCATGTGCTGGGGCCATACTCCATCGAAGCCGGCGTGGAGGCTCCGCGTATTTTGAAAACTGTTCCCGGCAAAGTCATTGGGCCCGGACATTGCTCGATTGCGATAGCGCCTGATGATTCAACGCGCATGATTATCTATCATGCATGGGATCCTGAGATGCGGGCCCGGCGCATGTGTATGGATGAGCTTTACTTCGAAGACGGCATTCCTAAATCCGATGGACCGACCTGGACGCCCACCGAGCTTCCCCGAGAGAGGCCACACACAAAGGATTATGAAGCGCGCGTCTAG
- a CDS encoding DUF4142 domain-containing protein, with amino-acid sequence MSIFTKVCAGLLISTLSVAAQAAQPGTEGQTPVQEPGDINVEVTNPTEVIQVLHVGVKSEIKIIDLVKERNPDSDLQRFVDQISQEVTEFDQRLQELAASKSVDLAPAQLSENAKQIEAQMSQEFQALTKKQDQEFRAGVIEVLMRKYENALDLYTQVTEKSMDEALKTAVSELRPITQKHLDDIKQLQQGTQPSEPMQPAQPDE; translated from the coding sequence ATGTCTATTTTCACAAAAGTCTGCGCAGGTCTTTTGATTTCCACCCTGAGCGTTGCCGCTCAAGCCGCCCAACCTGGAACAGAAGGACAAACCCCGGTTCAGGAGCCCGGTGATATCAATGTCGAGGTGACCAATCCTACAGAAGTCATCCAGGTTCTTCATGTCGGCGTGAAATCCGAAATTAAGATCATTGACCTTGTGAAAGAAAGAAACCCCGATTCTGATCTGCAGCGTTTTGTGGATCAAATCTCTCAGGAGGTTACCGAATTCGATCAAAGACTCCAGGAGCTGGCTGCCAGCAAAAGCGTAGACCTTGCCCCTGCGCAACTGAGCGAAAATGCAAAGCAGATCGAAGCTCAGATGTCTCAGGAATTTCAGGCTCTGACCAAAAAACAGGATCAGGAATTCCGCGCAGGCGTCATCGAAGTCCTCATGAGAAAATATGAAAACGCCCTGGATCTTTATACTCAAGTCACAGAAAAAAGCATGGACGAAGCCCTCAAGACAGCTGTCTCCGAGCTTCGCCCTATCACCCAGAAGCATCTGGATGACATCAAACAACTTCAGCAAGGCACTCAGCCTTCTGAACCCATGCAGCCAGCACAACCAGATGAATAA
- a CDS encoding serine hydrolase domain-containing protein: MKFHIFLALFLSFLGYSAELSAQDPLSEIDNYLTQLVKDGKFSGRVFVSMKGVELSRGYGRTRFPDGAMPEDTTTFKVGSITKQVTGFAILDMVDRKLLQLDDPVAKFFPEVDSRIFTEDGRSVTIQDLLTHRSGLPDVSGLAYHWGSPVRFSYFLKCLEWISDRNRPGAVHQYSNFNFLMLGEIIKRVSGQPFDEYVKEQYFTTLGMASTGMTFQDPSRRAYGHNTIHGKLFPSDEVNDFHIHGTYDWPQASDGGLVSTVSDMKIWVDYLSSRKQGDFARYASLWSERGYFAGLVNIGTEQKPVYWHNGALSPIGYTADLVFDREGHRIIVLGNVNTGEQIPNLANHIYRFLEKGSPLPDLPSFHSQSALMSLILSRIKFGLLMSAVCMLLLFRKRNQPNFALTTYGYFSSGILANSFGIQKFESLLALAAMAVFWLFILWRRQAPHERDSLSIKSFIGPTLSLIAGLLLIHSRL, encoded by the coding sequence ATGAAATTCCATATATTTCTCGCCCTATTTTTGAGCTTTTTGGGGTATTCCGCCGAACTTTCCGCTCAAGATCCGCTGAGTGAAATTGATAACTATCTGACACAATTGGTGAAAGATGGAAAATTCTCGGGCCGGGTTTTCGTGTCCATGAAGGGTGTGGAACTTTCTCGGGGCTATGGCCGGACGCGCTTTCCCGATGGCGCTATGCCTGAAGATACAACGACTTTCAAAGTGGGTTCGATCACCAAACAGGTCACGGGTTTTGCAATTTTGGATATGGTGGATCGAAAGCTGCTCCAGCTGGATGATCCGGTTGCCAAATTTTTTCCCGAGGTTGATAGCCGAATTTTCACAGAAGACGGTCGGTCTGTGACCATCCAGGATCTTCTCACTCACAGGTCGGGTCTGCCGGATGTTTCGGGCCTGGCCTATCATTGGGGCAGCCCGGTTCGCTTCTCATATTTTTTAAAGTGCCTGGAGTGGATTTCGGATCGCAACAGACCTGGTGCTGTTCATCAGTACTCGAATTTCAATTTCCTTATGCTCGGAGAAATTATCAAGCGAGTGAGCGGTCAACCCTTTGATGAATATGTGAAGGAACAGTACTTCACGACTCTTGGAATGGCTTCGACCGGGATGACGTTTCAGGATCCATCACGCCGGGCCTATGGACACAACACGATTCATGGGAAGCTGTTCCCCTCGGACGAGGTCAATGACTTTCACATTCACGGAACGTACGATTGGCCTCAGGCTTCGGACGGGGGCCTGGTGTCGACTGTTTCGGATATGAAGATTTGGGTCGATTACCTGTCATCCCGGAAGCAGGGTGACTTTGCGCGTTATGCTTCCCTCTGGTCAGAACGAGGCTATTTCGCGGGACTGGTAAACATTGGGACCGAGCAAAAGCCTGTCTATTGGCATAATGGGGCTTTGAGCCCCATCGGCTATACCGCTGATCTTGTATTCGATAGGGAAGGCCATCGCATTATAGTCCTGGGGAATGTGAATACTGGAGAACAAATTCCAAACCTGGCCAATCACATCTATCGCTTTTTAGAAAAAGGCAGCCCGCTACCTGACTTGCCCTCCTTTCACTCCCAGTCTGCGCTTATGAGTTTGATTCTTTCACGGATTAAATTTGGTTTGCTCATGAGCGCTGTGTGCATGCTGCTGCTTTTCCGCAAAAGAAATCAGCCGAACTTCGCGCTTACGACTTATGGCTATTTCAGTTCGGGGATACTGGCCAATTCCTTCGGTATTCAAAAATTTGAGAGTCTGCTGGCCTTGGCTGCTATGGCGGTTTTTTGGCTCTTTATTCTCTGGCGGCGTCAAGCACCCCATGAAAGGGATAGTCTTTCCATCAAGAGTTTCATAGGCCCGACTCTTTCTCTGATTGCGGGGCTCCTGCTGATCCATAGCCGGCTGTGA
- a CDS encoding type II secretion system protein GspG: protein MGKILRRLSRPFSSDAAQEGMTIIEILIVIALMSTIMAILVNTILEKYERAKIDLTSVKLSRLSESLVQYKLDSSRFPTTDEGLKALIEAPAGARNWRGPYTQSDKLLDPWDRPIHYELITVKAYKIASAGPDGEFGNEDDITL from the coding sequence ATGGGCAAAATTCTTAGAAGACTTTCACGTCCCTTTTCCTCCGACGCAGCTCAAGAGGGCATGACCATCATCGAAATCCTCATTGTCATCGCACTCATGAGCACTATCATGGCCATACTGGTGAACACAATTCTAGAGAAATACGAAAGAGCTAAAATTGACCTGACAAGCGTGAAGCTGTCCCGCCTCAGCGAAAGCCTTGTCCAGTATAAACTCGATTCATCAAGATTTCCGACGACAGATGAAGGCCTAAAAGCTCTGATCGAAGCCCCCGCCGGTGCCCGAAACTGGAGAGGTCCCTACACACAATCGGACAAGCTGCTGGATCCCTGGGACCGACCCATCCACTATGAACTGATTACTGTGAAAGCCTATAAAATAGCCTCCGCTGGCCCCGATGGCGAGTTTGGGAACGAGGACGACATCACACTATAA
- a CDS encoding response regulator → MKIMQEKACLRVLIIEDSEDDLLLLLRELRKGRFDVQHHCVENAEDLQHHLKTEAWDVILSDYNLPGFGALPALEILKTCDLDIPFIIVSGAVGEETAVAAMRAGAHDYVMKGSLARLMPAIERELRESASRQARRDAEKAAFLAKEEAIAANRAKSDFLAQMSHEIRTPLGAILGFSELLLESNEDEDSRRETVGIIIRNGQSLLQIVDEILDMSKVEAGKLAVEILPFSLASMLVDLENLFTPKAREKGLKLQFVYDHRLPKEIQTDPNRLRQILINIIGNAIKFTHSGSVSVIVGRGRPADGKYALEFTVVDTGVGISHEHQGLLFKPFSQADSSISRRFGGTGLGLALSKQLARLLQGDLVLTKSEPGKGSTFTLRIMALVKEDAIPNQVAESATAVTSQLTLSNVHVLLVDDSGDNRLLMSKILKSTGATVDLATNGREAIEMALHNIHDVILMDMQMPVMDGYAAARSLRDQGFAKPIIALTANAMSSERSRCLEAGCNDFHPKPIDRPVLIELISTYVSPLHSRSGL, encoded by the coding sequence ATGAAAATCATGCAGGAAAAGGCGTGTCTCCGTGTCCTCATTATCGAAGATTCAGAAGATGACCTTTTGCTCCTTCTGCGCGAACTGCGCAAAGGCCGCTTTGATGTCCAGCATCATTGTGTGGAAAATGCTGAGGACCTGCAGCACCACCTGAAAACCGAGGCGTGGGATGTGATTCTGTCCGATTACAATCTTCCCGGGTTCGGAGCCTTGCCGGCGCTCGAAATCTTAAAGACCTGTGACCTGGATATCCCTTTTATCATAGTCTCGGGCGCGGTGGGCGAGGAAACCGCGGTCGCAGCGATGCGGGCCGGGGCTCACGATTATGTGATGAAGGGCAGCCTTGCGCGCCTGATGCCGGCCATTGAAAGGGAACTGCGCGAGTCCGCCAGTCGCCAGGCTCGTCGGGACGCTGAAAAAGCGGCTTTCTTGGCGAAAGAGGAGGCCATTGCCGCGAACCGGGCCAAGAGCGATTTTTTAGCTCAAATGAGCCATGAGATTCGCACGCCTTTGGGAGCCATCCTGGGTTTTTCCGAACTGCTTTTGGAATCCAATGAAGATGAAGACTCGCGACGTGAAACGGTCGGCATCATCATTCGCAATGGACAGAGCCTTTTGCAGATCGTCGATGAGATCCTGGACATGTCGAAGGTGGAAGCTGGAAAACTTGCGGTTGAAATCCTGCCCTTTTCCCTCGCCTCCATGCTGGTCGACCTCGAAAATCTTTTCACGCCGAAAGCCCGTGAAAAAGGCCTGAAGCTGCAGTTCGTCTATGATCACCGCCTGCCGAAGGAAATTCAGACCGATCCCAATCGTCTGCGACAGATTCTGATCAATATCATCGGCAATGCCATCAAATTCACTCATAGCGGCAGCGTGAGCGTGATCGTCGGACGCGGCAGGCCAGCCGATGGAAAATATGCCCTGGAATTTACCGTGGTCGATACCGGGGTTGGCATATCCCATGAGCATCAGGGCCTTTTATTTAAGCCTTTTTCCCAGGCCGACAGTTCCATTTCGCGCCGCTTCGGAGGCACCGGACTGGGTCTTGCACTCTCCAAGCAGCTGGCTCGCCTGCTGCAGGGAGACCTTGTGCTGACCAAAAGTGAGCCGGGAAAGGGAAGCACCTTCACCCTGCGCATCATGGCCCTTGTGAAAGAAGACGCCATCCCGAATCAAGTCGCTGAATCGGCGACAGCGGTGACGTCGCAGCTCACGCTCAGCAATGTTCATGTACTGCTGGTGGATGATTCCGGTGACAATCGCCTGCTCATGAGCAAGATCCTCAAGTCCACGGGCGCGACTGTGGACTTGGCCACCAATGGTCGTGAGGCCATTGAAATGGCGCTTCACAATATCCACGATGTGATCCTCATGGACATGCAGATGCCGGTGATGGATGGTTATGCAGCAGCGCGTTCGCTGCGTGATCAGGGATTTGCCAAACCTATTATCGCTCTGACGGCCAACGCCATGAGTTCCGAGCGATCGCGCTGCCTGGAGGCGGGCTGCAATGACTTTCATCCCAAGCCGATTGATCGGCCGGTTCTGATAGAACTGATCAGCACCTACGTCTCTCCCCTTCATTCCCGGTCAGGTTTATGA
- a CDS encoding amidohydrolase yields the protein MTGRFYTWLQSLTGLLLTSALQAAPAELLLTNARIHTLNKEKPMVEALAIQGGRVVATGSIKELKTWQGPATRVVDLKGKAVYPGFHEGHGHLKGLGYQLVRLDMAGMTSLETIQGKVKEEISHTPKSDWVLGRGWDQNLWAKKEFPTRQDLDKLGDGIPVSLTRVDGHAIWVNTLALKKAGITRDTRDPVGGKIIRDAQGEATGILVDRAMDLVTAVIPPESNAQREKAIRAALARCAEYGLTSFHDAGVSGEDIAIYETLAAQGELPLRLNVMLAGADAKLIDRFMKSGPLVKDMLQIRSVKLMADGALGSRGAAMLEAYTDQPGYSGLEILTEEQIYQSVKRFAQSGFQTAVHAIGDKTNRSVLNAFERVIKEFPKADLRLRVEHAQILDAQDIPRFGKLGIIASMQPTHLTSDAPWVPTRIGNDRMEEGAYVWQKLRQSQAVLVSGSDTPVESANPLWGLYAAVTRQTQNGQPPKGWSYDQHLTMDEALESYTKNAAYAAFREKDMGTLEAGKLADIVVLDSDLGQIMADRKPQDILKTKVLMTISNGRVVYENKKELAGLRG from the coding sequence ATGACAGGACGATTTTATACCTGGCTTCAAAGCCTCACGGGGCTTTTGCTGACGTCAGCTCTGCAAGCAGCCCCTGCGGAACTCCTCTTGACGAACGCCAGGATTCACACACTGAATAAAGAGAAACCGATGGTCGAGGCACTGGCTATCCAGGGCGGCCGCGTTGTGGCTACCGGCAGCATAAAGGAACTGAAAACCTGGCAAGGCCCGGCCACACGAGTTGTTGATCTCAAGGGCAAGGCTGTGTATCCCGGTTTTCACGAAGGTCACGGTCATCTGAAAGGCCTTGGTTATCAGCTTGTCCGCCTGGATATGGCGGGCATGACGTCCCTGGAAACCATCCAGGGCAAGGTGAAAGAGGAAATCAGCCACACACCGAAGTCAGACTGGGTTTTGGGTCGGGGCTGGGATCAAAACCTTTGGGCGAAAAAGGAATTTCCCACGCGTCAGGATCTGGACAAGCTGGGTGACGGCATTCCCGTTTCCCTGACACGAGTTGATGGACATGCGATCTGGGTCAACACGCTGGCGCTGAAAAAAGCCGGCATTACTCGGGATACCCGCGACCCTGTCGGTGGCAAAATCATCCGTGACGCTCAAGGTGAAGCCACGGGTATTCTGGTCGATCGCGCTATGGACCTTGTCACGGCGGTGATTCCACCCGAATCCAATGCCCAACGCGAAAAAGCCATCCGGGCCGCTCTTGCTCGCTGTGCGGAATACGGATTGACAAGTTTTCATGATGCGGGCGTCTCAGGCGAGGATATTGCCATCTACGAAACGCTCGCAGCGCAAGGTGAGTTGCCCCTGCGTTTGAATGTAATGCTGGCTGGAGCCGATGCGAAGCTCATCGATCGCTTTATGAAATCAGGTCCGCTTGTGAAGGACATGCTTCAGATCCGTTCGGTTAAACTCATGGCGGATGGAGCCCTCGGATCCCGCGGAGCGGCCATGCTGGAAGCTTATACGGATCAGCCTGGATACTCCGGCCTGGAAATCCTCACCGAAGAGCAGATCTATCAGTCGGTCAAAAGATTTGCTCAGTCCGGCTTTCAAACGGCTGTGCATGCCATCGGTGATAAGACCAACCGTAGCGTTTTGAATGCCTTCGAACGCGTGATCAAGGAGTTTCCGAAGGCCGATCTGCGTTTGCGTGTCGAGCATGCTCAGATTCTCGACGCCCAGGATATTCCGCGCTTTGGAAAACTGGGCATCATCGCTTCGATGCAGCCCACGCACCTGACCTCGGACGCGCCCTGGGTTCCAACCCGGATCGGCAACGACCGCATGGAAGAAGGCGCTTATGTCTGGCAAAAGCTGCGTCAAAGCCAGGCTGTTCTGGTCAGCGGTTCCGATACCCCTGTTGAATCCGCCAACCCTCTTTGGGGACTTTACGCGGCGGTGACCCGGCAAACGCAGAACGGGCAACCGCCCAAGGGCTGGAGCTATGATCAGCATCTGACCATGGATGAAGCTCTGGAATCCTATACGAAGAACGCTGCGTATGCCGCCTTCCGGGAAAAGGACATGGGCACGCTGGAGGCCGGAAAGCTGGCTGATATCGTGGTGCTCGATAGCGATCTGGGTCAGATCATGGCCGATAGGAAACCTCAGGATATCCTGAAAACAAAGGTTCTGATGACGATCTCAAACGGCCGCGTCGTTTATGAAAACAAAAAGGAGCTGGCTGGACTTCGAGGTTAA
- a CDS encoding sugar O-acetyltransferase, producing the protein MQTERSKMLAGEPYHPLDPELTAAREHCRDLLLALNVSRESARDERLGLMQKLLGSVGEGSWIQPPFSCDYGSHIRMGKGNFFNFNCVVLDVCSVDIGDFCLFGPAVQIYTAMHPMNAMRRREVEFGKPVSLGSDIWVGGGAIICPGVTIGSRSVIGAGSVVTRDIPEGVFAAGNPCRVIREITD; encoded by the coding sequence ATGCAAACGGAACGAAGTAAAATGCTGGCGGGGGAGCCTTATCATCCGCTTGATCCTGAATTGACGGCTGCGCGTGAACATTGCCGTGATCTTTTGCTGGCGCTGAATGTGTCGCGTGAATCCGCGCGGGACGAGCGCCTTGGCCTTATGCAAAAGCTTTTGGGATCGGTGGGAGAGGGCAGCTGGATTCAGCCACCCTTTTCCTGTGATTATGGATCCCATATCCGGATGGGGAAGGGGAACTTTTTCAACTTCAACTGTGTTGTGCTCGATGTGTGCTCAGTCGATATTGGCGATTTCTGCCTCTTTGGGCCGGCTGTTCAGATTTATACTGCCATGCATCCCATGAATGCGATGCGGCGGCGTGAGGTGGAATTCGGGAAACCGGTGAGCCTGGGTTCAGATATTTGGGTCGGCGGTGGGGCCATCATCTGCCCAGGCGTGACGATCGGTTCCCGCTCAGTCATTGGTGCGGGAAGCGTGGTGACCAGGGATATTCCCGAGGGAGTGTTCGCTGCGGGAAATCCCTGCCGTGTGATTCGAGAGATTACGGATTAG
- a CDS encoding Kelch repeat-containing protein, whose translation MQNTTDRIGFLGLSLLVPFTLLVSSCQTVEDSWRKGPAWTFIPTPQGVGSLAHSLCGGSGGLFMAFGGIEEGRESPLNSSMIVYDSLQNLWQKADAQEGPPARNFASFTLMDQKAYVFGGETAQNAASADAYVYDASEGFWSSLPVPEPMIARKQATLTRVGAELVIFGGKGTEPVTNWARFRPGAARWQVHSYPEAISARVSHVAIGLDESRLLIWGGFEGKERRGDGFIFDLKTQAVTSLPAITPRANARALLLGDKVLVWGGAGPDGHMPDGALLNVKSLQWTPLPSIPDPRFQRLQGAEVVAQGTGSFLLFGGRFGLEAFNDQLWSYDIERSEWSLLRTKENPQGRIAHCFVNLEPRKYAVFGGLGYKRGTQSLTQWDGLWILDL comes from the coding sequence ATGCAAAATACTACCGATAGGATCGGGTTTCTCGGTCTTAGCCTTCTCGTGCCCTTCACCTTGCTTGTCAGCTCATGCCAGACCGTGGAAGACTCATGGAGAAAAGGGCCGGCATGGACTTTCATACCGACGCCCCAGGGTGTGGGATCTCTGGCCCATAGTCTTTGTGGTGGGAGCGGCGGGCTTTTTATGGCTTTTGGTGGTATTGAAGAGGGCAGAGAATCGCCACTGAACTCCAGCATGATTGTTTATGATAGCCTTCAGAATCTTTGGCAGAAGGCGGATGCCCAGGAAGGGCCGCCTGCACGAAATTTCGCTTCGTTTACCCTGATGGATCAGAAGGCTTATGTCTTCGGCGGCGAAACCGCACAGAACGCTGCAAGCGCTGATGCTTATGTTTACGATGCCTCCGAGGGATTCTGGTCTTCACTTCCCGTTCCCGAACCTATGATCGCCCGAAAACAGGCGACGCTGACTCGTGTGGGTGCGGAGCTCGTGATCTTTGGCGGCAAGGGAACCGAGCCGGTCACGAACTGGGCGCGCTTCCGCCCGGGCGCTGCGCGTTGGCAGGTGCATTCCTATCCTGAGGCCATCAGCGCGCGCGTGAGTCATGTGGCTATTGGCCTGGATGAATCACGACTTTTGATCTGGGGCGGTTTTGAAGGCAAGGAGCGGCGCGGGGATGGTTTTATTTTTGATCTGAAGACTCAGGCTGTAACGAGTCTTCCAGCGATCACTCCGCGAGCCAATGCCAGGGCCTTGCTTCTGGGTGACAAGGTTCTTGTTTGGGGTGGAGCCGGTCCTGACGGACATATGCCGGATGGGGCTCTTTTGAATGTGAAATCCCTGCAGTGGACGCCGCTACCGTCCATACCGGATCCGCGTTTTCAAAGACTGCAGGGTGCTGAGGTGGTCGCGCAGGGAACAGGCAGCTTTCTGCTCTTTGGCGGACGTTTTGGTTTAGAGGCCTTTAACGATCAGCTTTGGTCCTATGATATCGAGCGCTCCGAATGGTCACTCCTTCGAACGAAGGAAAATCCTCAGGGCCGCATCGCGCATTGCTTTGTGAATCTTGAGCCTCGCAAATACGCAGTATTTGGGGGCCTTGGTTATAAGAGAGGAACGCAAAGCCTCACGCAATGGGATGGCCTATGGATTCTTGACCTTTGA
- a CDS encoding cupin domain-containing protein produces MKKKAIFLPPGEGRSYPMGRISSVFKADGKETGDRYSISEWWLEPNTQGPGAHSHEEDDVFYVIEGTMSFLLGTEWVDAPKGSFLIAPAGMKHDFENRTDKRAGLLNFSIPGGFEKDMPDIAQWFAEHPPGNARK; encoded by the coding sequence ATGAAGAAAAAAGCCATATTTCTGCCTCCTGGTGAAGGCCGGTCCTATCCCATGGGGCGCATCAGTAGTGTGTTCAAAGCCGATGGCAAGGAAACAGGCGACCGCTATTCCATCTCGGAATGGTGGCTGGAGCCGAATACTCAGGGTCCGGGCGCGCACTCACATGAGGAAGACGATGTTTTTTACGTCATCGAGGGTACGATGAGCTTTCTTTTGGGGACAGAGTGGGTGGATGCTCCCAAGGGTTCGTTTCTGATTGCTCCGGCCGGAATGAAGCATGATTTCGAAAACAGAACCGACAAACGCGCTGGTCTTCTGAACTTTTCGATTCCAGGCGGCTTTGAGAAAGACATGCCTGATATCGCCCAGTGGTTCGCCGAGCATCCACCCGGAAATGCCCGAAAATAG